The Phaseolus vulgaris cultivar G19833 chromosome 5, P. vulgaris v2.0, whole genome shotgun sequence genomic interval GCACATTCATGTTATACAGGTGAAAATTGGACTTCGAGTTCTTACTCGCCCTTTGCCTAATCAATTACCTACAGTTTATCGGACCCTTGGAGAGAATTATAATGAAAGGGTTTTGCCTTCAATCATACACGAAACTTTGAAAGCCGTGGTTGCCCAGTACAATGCCAGCCAGCTAATTACTCAGCGAGAGGTAAGGCAAACCTTGTCCATATGATACATGAAAGctctaatatatatttaaaagagATTTCTAGTTGCTGTTAACGATTAGTCTGTTGAAATATATTAGGCTGAAATCAGTTTATCATTACTCAATAGCagaatatgtatttttttaaaccaAATCTTAGGATGGTTCGTTCGCATttcataatttctttatttttcacaGAATGTTTTCTCATTAGAGTTGAAATATTTAGTTCTAGCACAAAGAGAGTGtttaaactttaatatttaaactGATCTCAATCTTTGTAGGCCGTTAGCCGGGAGATTCGGAAGATTCTGACTGAGAGGGCAGCTAACTTTCATATTGTCCTTGATGATGTGTCAATTACTAGTTTGACTTTTGGCAAGGAGTTTACTGCCGCAATTGAAGCTAAGCAGGTGGCTGCACAAGAAGCTGAGAGGGCTAAATTTGTCGTGGAAAAAGCGGAGCAAGACAAGAAAAGTGCTGTAATTAGAGCTCAGGTGATGACAAGTTATTAATGCTTAGATGATACAATTATTGTTTTGATGCTTAGAAGGAGTTgctgtaattttttatatttctaataCAAGGTAATATTCCCAAGGAGAAAAATGCACAAGGAAACAATTGACCGATTGTATATTATGGAAAATGTGTTATTTTTGTTGGTAAACTATACTGCCATTATTCTGATTAGGTCTTGGTATCAAATGATCTGTTAGTAAATCTGCCTGTCAAGTTGAAGTGAGACTTAAAATTTAGTTTACATTGTTTTCTATTGACAGTTTGCCGTTTTGGACCACTTTTGCTTCGTAAGTATTCAGTTCTCCCTGACCTTTGTTACGAACCTTTAATGAAAACAGGGTGAAGCACAAAGCGCCCAACTGATTGGACAGGCTATTCAGAAGAATCCAGCATTTATCACACTGAGGAAGATAGAAGCAGCTAGAGAGATTGCCCATACCATATCAAACTCGGCAAACAAAGCTTACTTGAATTCAGAAGATCTGTTGTTGAATCTTCAGAAGATGGATTTGGAGCCAAGCAAAAAGTGAGTCGGATAAATGTTTCTTTCTGTGTTTTTCCTAATAAATGTCATTAATGACTTTTATCTGGCAAGATATAATAGATATGATTGGTTTATGactttaaatttgtatttaatttaatttttactattttattatcttattaattttttaggaagtttttaaatttcttaCTTTATCTCTAGTTTTGTAAGTCAATAAATTCTCTGGattttaaaatatctaaattttCTTAAGAGTAAAACTTTTCTCCTACTACTCGAGATATTTAAGAATTTTACAATAAATTAATCTAAAATTTGTCAATGAATAGGAAATTTGTCAAAAAAAGCCTCCAAaacatattatattaaaaaaagaaattgtgACTTACTTGAATTAAGTATTTCTTATTGTGTTTTAGCGTGTTGCATGAATAAATTTCTTATTGGGCCAATTTAAATTCAATAATATGACTTCAATTTTAAACttataatttaagtttttaagttttaattttcttagattttattttttaactaaagCAAGTTAAAATGGTTCGTTAACCCTTCAGTTAACATGGAACCCCAACCAGACAATTGAGTTTAGCGTGTTACCTAAATAAATTTAGATAGGGTCAATTTAAATTCAATAATgacttaaattttaaacttataattaagtttttaagttttaattttcttaaatttttttaactaaagaGAGTTGGAATGGTTCGTTAACCCATTAGTTAATATAGAACCCCAACAAGACTAAATGATTACCGATTATTTACCAAACAAGTTAATCttcctaaaataaatttaatttcacaagttaaaataaatatacataaatcAATAAGATCAAACTCTAATCCAACTATTCAATTATTAATGTCTTCAGAGTCAAGATTTTCAATGGTCATTTGATCACCTAAAAGAAATACTACCAAGTAATGTaaggaaattatttttaaaataaaaatgtgatggtaaaaataatatcttagaagaagaaaaatcataatatatatatatatatacttatttatatgTGCGTAtgattttttctaattttttatacaatatttTCTAACTAGGTTttgtcaattaaaaataataatgataataaaaattatatcagATAAAACTTTGTAGTTAATAAACTTATCCGTACTAGATATGAGTTATTAAACCAGTAAAAGTAAATATATcatgtttaattttaaatattaaaagaaaaaaaaaatctataatttttttctcactGATTTTGAATCCCTGTAAAATATTAAGAATTTGCAAGCGAAGAAAACCTTTTAcattatttgtaattaaatcaattcatcCATAATTTTATATACCATTCTAGATATGTAAtgttttcagaccaaaatatttattatacataATATTGAAATGGAATATAAAACGCGGAAAAAAATAATCTCattctttatttcaaaaaatttctcTAAGGAGAAAATTGTCTAAACATGCTTCAcactaaacatttaaaaatagcttaaatattttgaaatccTTATAATATACTGTTTCATTATTTTAGTCcctcaaatttatttttactaatCTTCAAATATCAGATTTTATCATTATAGTTTCTCttgttaaacattttttttagtttttatgaCGTGATTAACAAAATATCACATTATTTATCACGTGCTTTATGTTTTTTCCTGCATCATTTAAAAGTCATGTTAAAAGTTGTTCATAAAATTACAGgcaatacattaaaaaaaatctgttGAATAATGTATtatgataatataatttattttttctagatAAGTTGGatattataaaatgaaattttttaagTTTGGAATAACTTTTGACAAATTTTTGAAATGGATTTAAAGGGTCAtctaaaaaagattttttttcaaatggaaCTTGAGTAATTTATATGATGACATAAAAACAAGTGTAAATGtgagaaataaaagaaatactcaaatttatattgatttattCAACCATAACTATGTGAAATTTCTTTTTATTGACATAAattcattaattaaataataaaatttatattcatatATTCAACCTAAACTatgtcaaattttttttattgagataTATTTATGTATTGTTGGACGTGTTCGAGGTTCGATTTGAGCATTAAAGTGTGTTATCCTGGCTGGTCAGGTCAATATATGGGGAAATACTTAGCTCAGGCCAAGATAAATGATAAGTCCAATGATAAGTTAGGAAGTCAGCCCAAACAACTAGCGACCcatattaaaaagataattaaagtaaaaataacatAAGGAATAACTGAATTAGCTAAGCACAAATATTACTATGAGATTCaatgaaaataaatagttaGAGATAATGTTATACTTGCACCCATAAATAAAGagatatattaacaaaatatctttatgttTGTTAACTCCTGAAGGGAGATTTACGGATGCTATAAAGGTGCTTCAAGACCCTGAACAAAAGTAAGTTTTGAATCTGGTGATACTACACCTATACAAATACTctatattcatatatttatagttatatgctctcactgacttgatcgtcaaaTTCTTGTAAACAGGTAGAGCTCCCTTCACTGTGAATTATTAGCATCCCAAAGCAgcaacaataaaaaagaaaagtcaGCCCGGAGTCCACTAATAAGTGtcaatgtgtagtttttatgattgagaaaattgaacactttggaacttaattattgcttaatgtaagaaaattaccctaatttgagaattattgaatccgattatatattttgaaccaagaaacaaatgaagaaatttaatctcaaatttgtgtaaattgcagatgaatatgaagcattgaaagaaagaaagcaaaaacTTAATTGGAACACAAGAAGATTTAACTCAAGCTAGAAGATTTAACTTAAGCTagaggatttagctcaagctaaaactgtccaGATTTGATTAAAGGTGTAGTACTaatctagctcaagctagaattgctaactcaagctaaaaatgcaccgaaagatctagcttaagctaaattggctcgcttgagctaaagttcaatatataaattttggaaCAAAGTGAAAAAAGAAGCGGTGAAAAAATATTGGATTTTTATAGAGAGAGATTAGTGAGAGAAGAAGAGGATAACTTTATTCTAAAGagaagaacttgatcagatcaGCCCTTCGTATGCAatccagatcaagaatgaagattggaggagctgtcatgagtggctaagtgctttctaacttgggattgaatgtaatatACTTTGttcaaatgtattcttggtgatatatatatatatatatatatatatatatatatatatatatatataatattttcttttctacttgttcttggttttttcgtttcatgcttattgcttgattctATCTTATCAAtggagtcttgattttgatccttaaatttaactgaaAAATACTTTTAAGGATCCGAAATATacgaaaatacttgataacttgtaatgctaggaatagatttcaggttattgattgcatcataattatgttcctaaagctggatgatttgttaaatatatgaggaatcagtgtttgagaaattatcttatgaatttcatctgtgaggaatcaatttgaatgactttaaattaagcatcaagaataagtagttttgagaattatatattgtattattcaaaAATACTGATGATTGAGATAAACAtaattcaatcccaagtatctttatctatatttgataagttagCTTTGTTACGTCTTGAATCAAATCTTAAACCTTTGAGTTACTtcttgtgaaatctttaatttggttatgaacaaGTTTTCACAATTATTTTCTACACTTGAAGAGTTTTATAACAGAACttcttaattagaattgttccatgtgggttcgacattcgtactttaaagagtactatattacagttgattcggTACACTTGCCGAGAAAAATCAACAAGTTTTTTCCACCAATGCTCGATCCAGGTTAGCTCGCGAGAACACTTGGCGTCCACCGTGGGGCGCGGTAAAAAATAATCTCACTAACGCTTATAGCCAAGCAACCCGACGTGATGAGGAATACTACGCAAGGGGTGCAAGGATCTGAAGGGGACGAGATCCCTGCCTTGCAATAAATCATTGAAACCATGAGAGCTCTCCAGCAGGCAAATGAAGAATATTGACACGAGCAAGAGGGATTCGGGAAGAAGCCCGAGCCGAGCAAGAACGGCTATGAGCAGAAGCCCGAGTTGACCAAGATCGTCTTCGGGAGGAAACACGACTGAATCAAGCGCCTCTTATGGCAGAAATCGAGGCCTCCTGAAGGACCATGGAAGACCATGCACAAGCCAATGAAAAATTGCGGATGAACATGCATCGCCATGGCTAATGCCTTGCCTGAGAACGTTCCCCAGACATATCCTCGAAAGATGACCCCAAACCATTCTCTTAGCAAATCATGGAAGAGCCCATACCGCCTCACTATATCACGCCCAAGATTTCCCTTTTCTCAGGCGTGAAGGATCCTGAGAGTCACTTAAAGATGTTCAAGGCTCAAATGATCATCTCATGCTCATGAGCACAATTACAGAAAAGACTTTGTTGTGGTTTAGTGGGATCCTGGACGACCATATTACCTTTTTCCCTCAATTCTCCAAAATGTTTAAGGAGCAGTTCTCATCTAATAAAGTTGACCCCCCATGGTTGCATGATCTGTTTGATGTCAAACAAAGGGAAAGAGAGTTGCTCAAAGAGTACTTAAATCGTTTCTGCGTAATCTTGGTGAGGCTTTAAACTCATAATGTGGAAATTGTAGTCGCCGCTTTCGTTAAAGGGATGACGGTAAGCTCATTCAGCGACTCGTTAATCCAAAATAGGGCAGAAACGTTATTCGAAGTACGGGAATGACCTACAACTCATATCGAGGCAAAGGAAGTTGTGCTTAGGAAAAATGGCAACTCACGCTCAAAGCAGACCAGGTATAAGGAGAGCAGTCGTGATCGTTCCTTGAGGGACGATGAAGCATCCACTTGTAAGAACCAGAGGTACGTCTTGTAAATTGCAAAGAAAGATGAGCTGAAGACTCAAGCCAGTGAGAGGATGATAATCAGGCCAAGGTTCCAAGTATCCTATAAGGAAATCGTGGGCATGGCAGGGTGGCGGATAGactaatattttcaaaaaagtcATATTGGTTTTTGAGATCGCGAAGGGAGAGCTGGTGTGAATTTCACAAGGCGTTGGAGCAAAATGTGGAATGATGCATTGCCCTAGGTTATCAAATTTCGAAGCTAGTCAAAGAGGGATTCTTGACAAAGTACCTTAAGGTTAGCCAAGAGAATTGAAGAGGGAGACCACACCCCAAGAGCTAAAACATGAAACTCCAATCCTTGGAGACCTGAATACCATTGCGGGAGGATTCTCTGGAGGTGGATGCCTAGCATCTAGCCGCAAACGCTATGCCAGAGCGGTGATGTCCCTGGATATAAAGAAATATGAGTGGTCTGTCAAACCCTCCCTGTGTTTCACAGTATCCGATTTGGAGGACATCTTTCCCCACGAAGATGATCCTGTAGTAATATCAGTTATCACTATAGGACAAAAGGTGCACAGGATTTCATCAACCAAGGAAGTTTGGTTGATGTAATGTTTTGGGGgacatttgtaaatttacaaatCTCCCCTTACCAGTTAAGGCCTTATGATGGTTGTCTTGTCGGGTTTGCaagcgatcaggtggaggtgcgAGGATACGTCGAGTTAAGGACGATCTTCTCTGATGAAAGCGCAACCATAACGATCATTGTGAAGTACATCGTTGTTAATACACCTTCTGCATACAACCTGTTTTTTGAACGACCTTCCTTGAATAGGTTGGGTGCGGTGGCCTATATAacgcacatgaagatgaagttgccctTGCCTGGAAAAAAGGTAATCACGATGAGGGTCGACCAGAAGATGGCACGAAAATGTTATGAGAGCAGCCTGAAAAATCACAGGGGAACCTACACAATCACTACCCAGTCAGGAGAACCAAGATGGGTGGTTGAAGTCGACCCCTGCAATGAAGGCGGTCTGAACCTACTGTAGAAGTTCAGGAGTTAGAGATAAATGGCAAAAGGTTCAAAGTTGGCGCCTCACTTTGCAAGGAGTTGGAGGATAAAATTGTCGAGGTCATTTCAAAGAATATGAACGCTTTCGCATGATCGTCCACTGACATGTCTGGGATTGAGCTAGATTTTTTGTGCCATCGACTCACCATGGATGAGAAGGTTAAACCTGTAGTTCAGAGACGAAGAAAATTCAACAAGGAAAAGCGCCTCGCCATGcgggaggaagctcaaaaactCCTCGTTCTGGGCCACATAAGAGAAATTCAATATCCTGAATGGTTAGTAGATGTGGTCATGGTGAAGAAGGCAAATggaaaatggaggatgtgcgtcgacttcaccaATTTAAATAAGGCTTGTCCCAAATATTCCTACCCTCTGCTGAGGATAAACTCCCTATTACATAGTGCCTCAAGTTGTGGTCTGCTAAGCTTCCATGATGCTTtttcggggtacaaccagatttgCATGCACCCAAAGGACGAGAGTAACACGACTTTCATGGTCGAAGCTGCCAGTTATTGTTACAAATTCATGCCATTTGAACTGAAGAACGCGAGGGCAACTTACCAGAGACTCATGGACTAGATTCTGTTTCCAATGCTCGATTGTAATGTCCAAGCATACGTGTACGTCATCTATATTCTTGTCAAGCTTGGCTTCAGCTGATGCCTTGGCCGACTGAAGGTCCTGGTTCTCGACCTCCAGCAAAGAAACTCGATTGACATACCTTTCCAAGGTTTCCTTCAGTTTGGCATTCTCAGTCGCCCTCTCTTGCTCCTTCTTCTCTAGCTCAGCCACCCGAGCCTCAGCATACTCACGGTCAGCCTTTGATCGAACCAACCTGTCCCAATGGGATAAGTTGGCTTCATTGGCAATCTCCTACCTACGCCGAACTTGAGCATCAACACCTAGGCGGGTTAAGACAAGGTCGCGGTAGAATAACTTCAGGCCACTATCCAACAGTTCCTCCTCCGCAATGGATGTCACCATAGCACGTGAAGAAGAGCCGATACCCACTTTCACTCCTTTGGAAAAACGCACATCAGCCCCCAACAACGTTCTTGGTGACTTAGGCGCTTCAACAACAGCTTTACCAGCGACCCCGACGATAGCGGTGTCATTAGGATGACCGAAATCATCAGTTGGTGGCGAGTCCACTCGGATAGGAGAAGGACGCGGAAGGGGAGGTGTCGGTAGGGACCCCGGAGACCGAAAGGTTGTGGCAGTGTTCCACCCCCCCTCCTATtgccttttcttgttttttgAGGGGCCGAAGGGCCCGCATCAACAGTTGCTTGGATGCCCTCGACCACCGTATCGATGCTCGGCCCTTTCTCTGCTCAAGAGCCTTCGCATGGAAAGTATTCACTAAACTCTTAGCCTGAGGCACCTCCCGGCTCATGGTTTATGTGCAAATCAAACAAGACAAGTTAAAATCACCCAAGCAAAAGACAAAGACCTAAACCGATCGAGAATAAGCAAATTATCGTACCCTCGAAGACTTCCCAGCATTGTGGCGACGTGTAAACGACCACTAGCTTCCACGTAGGAAGTTTACAAGGGAGCCCATCAAAAAGAGAATAAATCTCTTTTTCCTCGATGCTCGGGGGTGGACGAGGTCATTCCTTAAATTCGATCGGCTTACTGGTCCAAGACAAGGGGAACTTGGACTGACCGATTTTTTCGAAAAAATACTTTGCCCCCTCGGACAAATGAAAACCTTAAGAAATTTCTCTTTAAAGTTCTTATAAAAAGTGACAAAGGAGCCAAAGAGCACTTTGCCCGAAAGACCAACTAACGAATGCCACAAAGCTAGCTTGGCCAGGTGAGAAATGTAGTAACTAAGAAAAGTCAAAGGAATAGGAGAAAGACAAAATACATCACAGATAAGGCGGAAGGCCTTGATAGATGCCTAGGTGTTGGGATGAAGTTGTGTAGGGGCCACGTTGAGTGCCCGAAGGACACCCACCGTGAAGATATCAAATGGAAGAGAAACATGCAAGTTTGAAAACAAGCAAGCATACATGTAAAAGAAAGGACACTCGGTAGATGACTGAGATGATCACACCACATCGGTTGGCTCACAAGGTTCGATGCTTATCACATCCAGACTCACATCCGACTTCAAAACACTGACCTGGTCCAAAAAGCCAGCAACCACATCCCTCTTCACAAAAGAGCAGGTGATCCGGGTCACCTTCAGATCCACCCAGTCAACCCATGAGGAGATGACTGCTCGGAACCACCCGACCGATCAGAAGCATCGGTTGGGTCATCGTCCCTCATCACTCCCACAGGGGGCAATGTTCGAATTGTCCCAACCGAAAGTGTCTCGGTCGTGGAAGAGTTAGacgatgatgaagaagaagaagactggGACGAAGAAGGAGGAGATGGAAGAGGAGAAGCGGGACCCGAAGAAGAAGACGTGGGACGAGACAAAGAAGACATAACTaacctttttcaaaaaactgGAAGGACGAGCGAAGAAACAAGGATCGTTCGGCGAGACACAAAATCACTCGGCTATCGGAGCAAATACGCACAAAGAAACAGTGCCTCAACACCATGAAGACCCCCTATTTATATCCTCAAAGGTCTCAAAATACAAAACGCCACAATCACctcaaccgttagatctctTCAGATCCAACGATCTTGAAGATCCCGAAAATTGGCGCCAAAAAACCCTTCATTAATGAGGATCATATCAGGCGCGTAGGCGCCACCAAAACATCACATCGAAGAGCCCAATCATCACATCAAATCTCGGTATATCCCAACTGCCATAACAAGCACCAAATCCACCAAACGACATATAAGACTCTCCGGGCTCAATACCCTCGAGCCTGGAGGGCAAGTGTACTGGTATGGACCGAACGACTAACCAAAGTCTTGGCCCACTAGCAGGCCGACCAACCCAAGGCCCAGTCCCAATGGGTCGATCGACGGTCTGAGCCTTACCACGCCTAAACAGACTTAACAAACCTAATATGTGGTTAACAACTAGGTAATACAATCCTAAACACAAATCCACTCCTTAATCTGACCCACTAAGAAAGGCCCACTACAGGTAATATAAATAAGCACATATTCCAAGGAacaggtacgtcattatcatTGTACACCTCCGAGTGTCGAATACCTtttttactgacttgagtgtcagagtgccttctgcaggtacccctCCCATTCGGTATTCACCTGAGATAGGACGACCGAGATCTGAAGGAATAACATCAAGGCGAGGAGGACCACATTGAAGCTCTAATACTCTACCCGAAGGAAGAAAGGAGACGATGTcattcaatagtt includes:
- the LOC137835428 gene encoding prohibitin-1, mitochondrial-like, whose translation is MNMKNMKIPNVPSGGAASALLKLGIIGGIGVYAAANSLYNVEGGHRAIVFNRLVGIKDEVYPEGTHFVIPWFERPVIYDVRARPHLVESTSGSRDLQMVKIGLRVLTRPLPNQLPTVYRTLGENYNERVLPSIIHETLKAVVAQYNASQLITQREAVSREIRKILTERAANFHIVLDDVSITSLTFGKEFTAAIEAKQVAAQEAERAKFVVEKAEQDKKSAVIRAQGEAQSAQLIGQAIQKNPAFITLRKIEAAREIAHTISNSANKAYLNSEDLLLNLQKMDLEPSKK